AGTTAGTGGATGACGAAGCAGAAGACAGCCCCATAATAGAGCAGTGTAATTTAAGAGAGTTGGTTGCTGAGAATATACAGGCGCTTCAACCGCGCCTGCAAAGCCAGGAGATAGAAATCCACTGTCCACAAACGTCTGAGGTCATTGGGATAGACCGTTGGCAAATGCTTCAGGTTTTCGACAATCTGCTGAGTAATGCGCTGCATTTTAGTCCTCGTGGCAGCCAGATTACCCTCACTTGGCAGCGCTTCCAAACCGAAATTTTGATCGAGGTGAGAGATCAAGGACCAGGGTTATCACCGGAAGATTTGTGCTGTATGTTTTCCCCTTATTATTCACGACGAGATGGAGGGCGAGGATTAGGGCTAGCGATCGCACAGCAAATCGTGTGTCGTCACCGGGGTCGACTGTGGGCGTCTAATTTGCCGGAGAGTGGTGCTCAGTTTTCGATTAGTTTGCCACAAGAGTCCAAGAATTAACGTTATCGGGGGATTTGACCATGGGAAGCACTCAGCCACTATCCGTCGTTTTAGCAGATGATCAACCTACTTTTCGCCAGGGATTGCGAACGTTGCTGGGGTTTTACCAAGCCCAGGAAACGTTCCAATTTCACATTGTGGGTGAGGCAGCCTCAGCCGATCAGGCGATTAGTCTGGCGTTGGAACAGCATCCGACTTTGCTGTTTCTGGATTTGGAACTACCAAAGGATGACGGCGTTGCCGCTCTGCAACACCTACGACAGCAGAACTACACAGGTAAGATTCTCGTCATTTCAGCCCATCAGGAAGATGAATGGGTGTTCCGTGCCATGCGAGCGGGGGCCGATGGGTATGTGTTTAAGTCTCAATTAGCCATGAATTTGCATCAAGCGATTCAAACGGTGCTGAAGAATGAGGTTTTCCTACCGCCGAATGCGGCCACTGGTTTTTTCCGGTCTTTCCATTTCTATGAAGGCCGATCTGTTCAATCGGAACAGACCCTCCATCTGACGGCCCGGGAAAAGCAGGTACTCCATTGGCTGGTTCAAGGGGCATCGAATCAAGCGATCGCAAATCACTTACACATTACGATCGCAACGGTGAAAGCCCACCTAACCGCTGTCTTTGAAAAGCTTGAGGTTAAAAGCCGCTCCCAGGCGATTGTCAAAGCCCTGAAGTTGGGTTTGGTGAACCCTTAAAGCGATGAGTAACTTTCTTGCGATCGCAACCGTAACTGCGGTTCTCCAACGCACCTTGCAAGCTGCCATTCAGGAAGATGTAGAAGGAGCCAGAGTCACCACCCTGCGTCCAGCCGACATCGGTAAGGGTACTCCGGTTTCTGGAGTGAATATTTACCTCTATCAAACATCCCTGAATACAGCCTGGAACAATACCGATCATCGGGGTCGGCATCGAAATAGCGATACGGCTAAACGATCTCGAACCGCCCTCGACCTGCACTATATGATCAGCGTCTATGGCAACGAAGTGGAGCTAGAACCCCAACGCTTATTGGGCAGTGTCATCCGCTCCCTTAGCGATGCTCAGGTAGTCCGAGAAGGGATGATTCAAGACACTCTTGCAGACTCCAACTACGAATACTTAGCCGCCTCCGATTTGTGGCAGCAGGTGGAAGAGATTAACTTTATGCCCATGGATATGTCCTTGGAAGATCTATCCAAAGTCTGGTCGGTCTTCTTTCAAACCCCCTATGCCCTCTCCATTGCCTACCGTAGTACGGTCGTCATGATCGAAGGCCAGACCCCAGCTCAAAAAGCCCTGCCTGTAGCAAGTCGAGGCTTAGCTGTAGCCCCTTTTGCTGGCCAACCCCTGATCACAGAGATAGAGGCGATGACCGGAAAATTCGAGCCGATTGTGGCAAACTCCACGCTATTAATTCGGGGCAAGCGACTGCAGGGAAACCATACGGGCATCCGCATTGGGGCTGTCGATGTGGCCCCCTCTCAAGTGAGTGAAGGAGAACTGCTGTTGCCTTTAGTCCGCTTACCCTCCCACAGCCTGCGAGCTGGAGTCCAAAGTCTACAGGTTGTCCATCAATCCCAAACGCCAGCACCAACCCGACCCGGAGCTTGGCGTTCTGCTAGAGCTGCCTTGACTGCTCCCACCCACCAAGTCGGGATGGTCTCAAATGCATCTCCCTTTCTGTTGCGGCCAACAATTACCGACTTAGCCGTCACTACCCAAGGTCAAGAAGAAGAAGCTCGATCTGCTGCCATTCAAATCACAACAGACGTTACCATCGCTAGCCAGCAGCAGGTAACCCTGATTCTCAATGAACGCACGGTTGAACATCCAGCTGCCTATCTGTTTGAAGCTCCTCATCGAACGACCGATACTCAATCCGTCACCTTTGAAGTGGAAGATGTGAAACCAGGAGAATATTTTGTCCGCATCCAAATCGACGGGGCAGAGAGTTCGTTGAAAATCGACCCAGAAGCAACCAGTCCAACATTTGGCAGCTTTGTGAGTCCCACAGCCCAGATTATTTGAGGCAACGGTATGAACATCTACCATATTCAAGTTCCCAACTTAGGCTATGTCCACAAAGCCTGGCAAGACGAGCAGCCTCGTTTTTGCACCCAACCGACACTAGCCAAACAGTGGAAGACCTTAGATAAAGCCTTAGACTTTGGCAACCAATCCCTCACCCCCAAGCTTAAAACCGCCTGGGAATTGTGGCAGATGGCAGATGGCGAACTCACCCCCGTCATCCGTACCCATCATTCTGCAAATATCCCAACCCACTGAGGTTTGCTGAGTATGACTAATGATTCCATAGAGCCTCGGATCGACTTAGAATCGGAAGCCCTGCAATACAAAAAACTGCACGAGTTAGGCAATTGTGCCCAAGCTGCAGGATTGATCGTGGGCCATGGTCACCACCAGGGCAAGTATGAGATTTTACGACAAGGCCAAGCCCTAATGATGACACCCAAGGAAGCCCAAGCCTTTTTGCTTGAGCTATTGCAGTCGATTGAGGCTTCGGAGTAAGTGCCCATGCAACAGGGGGATGCCGAATGGCAGGAGGCAAATTGGCTTTACTTCACCCAGGCTTTGCAACGGGTAAAGCAAGCCCTTCTTAATCAGGGGAAACAACTCGAATCTCAGCACCCATCCCCTGAGCCGATTGCTCCATTACCCCCATCGGAACTATCTCCTCCCTCTTATTTAGAGCAAATCAGTAAAGTCTTTGACCTAACCTCCTTTGCTCAGGATGTGCTGCTGCTCTGTATCGGCATGGAACTCGATCGAGGCTGGGAATCCATTTGTGCTCTAGCTCAAGGGAATCAAAGTCGGCCCTTCCCCACCCTAGGCTTAGCCCTAACTTGTTTTGCCGGATCGGATTGGAAAGGACTGCAGACCTTTCGGACCTTGCAAGAATGGCACTTAATTGAAGTAGGAGTGGGCACGGCTTTATCGACTCGGCCCCTATGCCTTGACCCCCATTTGTTACAGGTCCTGATGGGGGATAGCGAAATTGATCCGAGATTAAAGCCCTTGACCTTACCCTTTCCCTATCCCACGGAGTTGGTTCCTTCGCACCAAACGATTGCAGACCAAATGGTGCAAATCTGGTGGCGGGCTTTTCAACTGCAACAGTCGTTTCCCATCGTCCAACTTTGCGGACCTGATGTGGTCAGCCAGCAAGGAGTAACCCTGGCTGCTTGTAAACAAATAGGGTTGTGGCCGTTTGGACTAGCTGCAGAGACTTTACCTGTTGATCAACCTGGATTGCAGCTCATCCAAAAATTACTAGAACGAGAATGGCTATTGCATCATCGAGTGCTCGTCCTGCACTGTGATGGCTTGGACGACTCCTTGAAGGACCGAGATCGAGCATTAGCAAGTTTTATCGATCGTTTGGCTCTCCCTCTTATTATTTTGAACCGAGCCCGTCGCCCTCAGCATCTACGACTGATGGTCACCCATGAGGTTAGCTCGCCCAATCCCCAGGAACAACACCAAGTTTGGGAACAGTCGTTGGGAGAATTCACAACGCAACTGAATGGTCAAGTAGAAGCATTAGTATCCCACTTCAATCTCAGTGCCACCAAAATCCAGGAGATCAGCCATCAATTTCGACTGCAATCCCTAGCCAATAAAACCAGTGGGGAAACTCAGACTCCCTCCTCTCCAGGTGTCGTGTTGTGGCAAGCCTGTCGTCAACAGGCCCGGCCTCGACTCGATGAGCTAGCCCAGCGAATTGAATCCAGTAGTACTTGGGAAGATTTGGTTCTACCAGAAAAAGAGCAGCAAGTTCTAAAAGATATAGCAATCCATATCCGGCAGCGTCGGCAAGTGTATGAACAGTGGGGATTTCAAGGAAAAAGTCAGCGGGGGCTGGGGATTGCAGCCCTATTTGCTGGGGCCAGCGGTACGGGTAAGACTCTAGCAGCGGAGGTGCTAGCCAATACCCTGCAGCTAGATGTATATCGGATCGATCTGAGTTCGGTAGTGAGTAAATATATTGGCGAGACGGAGAAGAATTTGCGGCGGGTGTTTGACGCGGCGGAAGGGGGCGGCGTGATTCTTCTGTTTGACGAAGCCGATGCCCTCTTCGGCAAGCGATCGGAGGTAAAGGACAGTCATGATCGCCATGCCAATATTGAAGTGAGCTATCTATTGCAGCGGATGGAAGCGTATCGCGGTTTAGCGATCTTAACCACGAATCTTAAAGGTTCTCTCGATCAAGCGTTTCTACGTCGCATTCGGTTTATTGTTCAGTTCCCATTCCCAGATGCTAAGCAGCGAGCAGAGATTTGGCAGCATATTTTCCCGCAGCAAACTCCAACGAAGGGGTTAGATGCGAAAAAGCTGGCGAAGCTGAGTGTGTCGGGAGGGAATATTCGCAATATTGCTTTGAATGCAGCTTTCTTAGCAGCGGATGAGGGACAGCCTATAGGAATGCAGCACTTGTTGCAGGCGGCCCGTAGTGAGTATGTAAAGCTGGAGCGACCCCTGACTGATGCAGAGGTAAAAGGTTGGGTTTAGATGAAAGACAGGTGATGGAAGCGTTACTCCCTAACCTGCCTAGGGCAGCAAAACTGAGGTATTTTGCCTACATAAGCCTCATGATTTTCTAGCCTGAAACGATTTGAGTTATTGGGCATGCTAGTAGTATTCAGCTCGGTTTTCCAAAATGTACACCTACTGTCACCGGCAGAAGAAAAAAGCCCGTCATTTGGCTCAGAAAACCAAAATAGAGAAGCCCATCCAACAAGACTTAGGATAATCTCCAACCCGGCAAGAAAAATCCAATGAAGCTGGACTAGCAGAATGGGCCAACCAACAACAAAAATAGTCATGGCCAATTGGCAAGCCAACAATCCACCAATTGGATTGTCAACGGATATGCTCGCTGAACTCAGCTACAGTGGCTTTGCCGCAGAAGAAGCAAAGAAACAACTCAATACTTATATTCAGCTCATTGATGCAGGCAATGCGGTTCAGCATCCGTCCGCTTTTATTGATGTCAAGCTTTACGTGGGCGGGCTAGATTTAGTCAGTATGTTTGTCGGCACTTACAGCGAGACAGGACGTAAGATCGACTCGATCATTGGTACAGGCGGCTCTAAAAAATCCAAACTGAGAAGTGTTGGTGGCACAAAAGGACATGGTTTTGTTGGTAACTATGTTCCCACCGTCGGCCAAGAAATCGCCCAAGATCTCCAACAGCGATAGTGATCATATTTATGTTTGGGATAAGTAGCCCCTTAAGCTGGCAGAAAAATTAGCCCAATAGCGAGGTCCTGAGATTCATTTGAAGTGGGATAATTCCCTTGACGATGGTATTGTACGGATTCTGGGGGAATGTCAGTGCA
The Acaryochloris marina S15 genome window above contains:
- a CDS encoding response regulator transcription factor; this encodes MGSTQPLSVVLADDQPTFRQGLRTLLGFYQAQETFQFHIVGEAASADQAISLALEQHPTLLFLDLELPKDDGVAALQHLRQQNYTGKILVISAHQEDEWVFRAMRAGADGYVFKSQLAMNLHQAIQTVLKNEVFLPPNAATGFFRSFHFYEGRSVQSEQTLHLTAREKQVLHWLVQGASNQAIANHLHITIATVKAHLTAVFEKLEVKSRSQAIVKALKLGLVNP
- a CDS encoding DUF4255 domain-containing protein — its product is MSNFLAIATVTAVLQRTLQAAIQEDVEGARVTTLRPADIGKGTPVSGVNIYLYQTSLNTAWNNTDHRGRHRNSDTAKRSRTALDLHYMISVYGNEVELEPQRLLGSVIRSLSDAQVVREGMIQDTLADSNYEYLAASDLWQQVEEINFMPMDMSLEDLSKVWSVFFQTPYALSIAYRSTVVMIEGQTPAQKALPVASRGLAVAPFAGQPLITEIEAMTGKFEPIVANSTLLIRGKRLQGNHTGIRIGAVDVAPSQVSEGELLLPLVRLPSHSLRAGVQSLQVVHQSQTPAPTRPGAWRSARAALTAPTHQVGMVSNASPFLLRPTITDLAVTTQGQEEEARSAAIQITTDVTIASQQQVTLILNERTVEHPAAYLFEAPHRTTDTQSVTFEVEDVKPGEYFVRIQIDGAESSLKIDPEATSPTFGSFVSPTAQII
- a CDS encoding ATP-binding protein; translated protein: MQQGDAEWQEANWLYFTQALQRVKQALLNQGKQLESQHPSPEPIAPLPPSELSPPSYLEQISKVFDLTSFAQDVLLLCIGMELDRGWESICALAQGNQSRPFPTLGLALTCFAGSDWKGLQTFRTLQEWHLIEVGVGTALSTRPLCLDPHLLQVLMGDSEIDPRLKPLTLPFPYPTELVPSHQTIADQMVQIWWRAFQLQQSFPIVQLCGPDVVSQQGVTLAACKQIGLWPFGLAAETLPVDQPGLQLIQKLLEREWLLHHRVLVLHCDGLDDSLKDRDRALASFIDRLALPLIILNRARRPQHLRLMVTHEVSSPNPQEQHQVWEQSLGEFTTQLNGQVEALVSHFNLSATKIQEISHQFRLQSLANKTSGETQTPSSPGVVLWQACRQQARPRLDELAQRIESSSTWEDLVLPEKEQQVLKDIAIHIRQRRQVYEQWGFQGKSQRGLGIAALFAGASGTGKTLAAEVLANTLQLDVYRIDLSSVVSKYIGETEKNLRRVFDAAEGGGVILLFDEADALFGKRSEVKDSHDRHANIEVSYLLQRMEAYRGLAILTTNLKGSLDQAFLRRIRFIVQFPFPDAKQRAEIWQHIFPQQTPTKGLDAKKLAKLSVSGGNIRNIALNAAFLAADEGQPIGMQHLLQAARSEYVKLERPLTDAEVKGWV